One Methanolobus sp. WCC4 DNA segment encodes these proteins:
- a CDS encoding ATP-binding protein, producing the protein MRDEDILSFVKDRETADDKAKRTDDGIGNESSAGVEEEKEIFEDFEPGYGSMVTSQSENGVSDEAFGIITTGIDPLEITEAGARITGYITTSHRQKVRLGTYVIVPYGDEDLFARIWKLQYLQEFAVDDATEIHSRRMLRSNTTDEVDYKFLAYLDPTCILYEPNGRGTGLSRRMSDRIPRPNTPILPVTDKKKIQTGLNIPEEGIFLGHLSVGGELVRTHAVPPTVPYYLRNDYSMGDPLIFRHMLVCGSTGTGKTFLTKNILRQFMSEDNRYKLRGSEERRNPCLVVMDPQDEYSQLFEDNPEITDDDDFRFRAEKVNFGACRNTKTFVAKIDGEGYTGRSRAEQVEFTIPFEMVRNNSWLIAPVGMTELQYVGIDVLLDDYFKKGGIGGKHTYSGFTDFIDDDVTRNYYTEETHKIHESSYDGIVRRVKNRSLARVFDQPARPITDILEQIFKPGQVSVFPTEYITNTRIRDIITLTLMSLIVDNKLSTSGEAAVKDTPIILGLDEAHRYLAKAGGEHSRRLISKFADAARQGRKEGLGLFLITQDPQDIDDTVFKQINTRIILNLSNDAAISTMKVKKEFEKRIPYLKKGQMIVQSPDNSDMVEIMGLSRCVVKHV; encoded by the coding sequence ATGAGAGATGAGGATATACTTTCCTTTGTAAAGGACAGGGAAACCGCAGATGACAAAGCTAAAAGAACCGATGATGGGATTGGAAATGAGAGTTCTGCAGGTGTGGAAGAAGAGAAGGAGATCTTTGAGGATTTCGAGCCCGGATATGGATCAATGGTCACATCACAGAGTGAGAACGGTGTCTCAGATGAAGCCTTCGGAATAATCACCACAGGAATTGACCCGCTGGAGATCACAGAGGCAGGTGCAAGGATAACAGGATACATCACTACATCCCACCGCCAGAAAGTTAGACTTGGAACCTACGTCATTGTCCCTTATGGTGATGAGGACCTGTTCGCAAGGATATGGAAACTCCAGTACCTGCAGGAGTTCGCCGTGGACGATGCAACGGAGATACATTCCAGAAGGATGCTGCGGTCCAATACAACTGACGAGGTTGACTACAAGTTCCTTGCATACCTTGACCCTACCTGCATCCTTTACGAGCCTAACGGCAGAGGAACAGGGCTTTCCAGAAGGATGAGCGACAGGATACCACGTCCCAACACCCCCATACTCCCTGTTACTGATAAGAAGAAGATACAGACAGGTCTCAATATCCCTGAGGAAGGTATATTCCTCGGACACCTGAGTGTTGGTGGAGAACTTGTGAGAACTCATGCTGTTCCTCCCACAGTACCCTATTACCTGAGGAATGACTACTCAATGGGTGACCCCCTTATTTTCAGGCATATGCTGGTCTGCGGAAGTACCGGTACGGGAAAGACCTTCCTTACAAAGAACATCCTGCGCCAGTTCATGAGTGAGGACAATCGCTACAAGCTCCGTGGCTCAGAGGAAAGGAGGAATCCATGTCTGGTGGTGATGGACCCGCAGGATGAGTATTCCCAATTGTTCGAGGACAATCCTGAGATAACGGATGATGATGACTTCAGGTTCAGGGCTGAGAAGGTCAATTTCGGTGCCTGCCGGAATACGAAGACCTTTGTAGCTAAGATCGATGGCGAGGGCTACACAGGCAGGTCAAGGGCGGAACAGGTCGAGTTCACCATCCCCTTTGAGATGGTGCGTAACAACTCCTGGCTCATAGCACCGGTGGGTATGACAGAGCTGCAGTATGTGGGTATCGACGTTCTCCTTGATGACTACTTCAAAAAGGGAGGAATAGGAGGAAAGCACACGTACAGCGGTTTCACTGATTTCATAGATGATGATGTTACAAGGAACTATTACACCGAGGAGACCCACAAGATACACGAGTCCTCATACGACGGTATCGTGCGCAGGGTGAAGAACCGTTCCCTTGCGAGGGTGTTCGACCAGCCTGCAAGACCGATCACTGATATACTTGAGCAGATATTCAAACCGGGACAGGTCAGCGTCTTCCCCACGGAGTACATCACCAACACACGCATACGTGACATCATAACCCTCACTTTGATGAGCCTGATAGTTGACAACAAACTGAGCACTTCAGGCGAGGCTGCCGTGAAGGACACACCCATAATCCTTGGACTTGATGAGGCACACCGCTATCTTGCAAAGGCAGGCGGAGAGCATTCCAGAAGGCTCATCTCCAAGTTCGCCGATGCAGCACGTCAGGGAAGAAAGGAAGGTCTCGGACTCTTCCTTATCACCCAGGACCCGCAGGACATCGATGATACGGTCTTCAAGCAGATCAACACGCGCATAATTCTCAATCTCAGCAATGATGCCGCGATCAGTACCATGAAGGTTAAAAAAGAATTTGAGAAGCGCATCCCATACCTCAAAAAGGGTCAAATGATAGTGCAGAGCCCCGATAACAGTGATATGGTCGAGATCATGGGACTTTCACGATGTGTTGTGAAACATGTTTGA
- a CDS encoding CopG family transcriptional regulator — protein MPKVSVDIPQELLDDLNQHIGDNKKFVTQADAIRTALRKMLDQLDDIDRRHGRLEE, from the coding sequence ATGCCAAAAGTGAGTGTTGACATTCCACAGGAACTTCTTGACGACTTGAATCAGCATATCGGCGATAATAAGAAGTTCGTTACACAGGCCGATGCCATAAGGACAGCATTACGTAAGATGCTGGATCAGCTTGACGATATAGACCGCAGGCATGGCAGGCTGGAAGAATAA